The region tgtagGCAAAACattagtctttccattggtaccaagtattagcttatttgcgCTGATTACAAGAAACGgtggcgcaaatactacagcagtgatccggaactgggcaagtgactgtatttgAATATGTAGTTTTACAACCCATATAAAAATCAGCTTACTGCTGAATATTGGTATCAAAGGCAAAATTCtgtaaaatttgaaaaaaattctgaaataCTACTGCCACAATAATACTGTTAATATTatggtgtcccccccccccttttcatTATTTAGTTTACTTCAGGGCATGGTCAGATTTAGGCATCTGCAACAGACAGAATACCTCCTATTGGCTGATCATTGGTGTGTGACAGCACTCATAACCTTTCCTTGAATGTCTACGGACATGACCAATTTCTTACTCCTAAAGCTAACCCTGATCCATGGCACTTGAAATTATTTCCCCTGTATATACAAatgtttgttgtagctctgtaatTCTTGTACTGCACCTGGAGCATTCATGTTTTAGGGTACACCTCCCATACATGTAGTCACCTTGTAAAGTTTACCTTAATATAATTCAACtgtcattttatttgtttaatttttttagtgACATTTTTATTTGTACAAGATTAAAAACCTCCCTTTTTTCACCTTCTGGTAGAGCTTAGGAAAGATCATTCAGAGGGATTTCTTCCCTGATTTGACAAAATTGCAAGCACAAAAGGACTATCTGGAAGCAGAGGAAAGTGGTGACCTTCAGCGAATGAGAGACATATCCATACGCTATGGATCAGCTTTGACAAAATCCACACCACAGTCTTCTGCCCCCTGTAAGTAACAGGAGGGTTTAACGGTGTTGCATCTCGTTTTATATGTATTGCTGCAAGGTGTCTTCAGAGTATTTTGTTCAGTTTCCTTGAATACCCTTCATACCCCTCTTCTTGTCCATCCTCTGTATTTAGATGTGACACCGGCAAGCTTTGAGACACCAGTGGGCCAGTCAGGGTCTCCCTCtgccactcccagaaaacagatcCCCATTATTAAAGGTATCGATGGTGGTAAGTTTCCCATCTTTAAAAATAAAGATTGCATGTTGTAATATTGTCAGTTTCAACAATATGTTGGTTAATTAAATTTGATTTGTCAGATATAGAAGTTGTTCTTCACTGGTTTTGACTTGATTAAATCCTGAGTGATTATAaaccaaaaaaaatctaaatcatgTTTTAAAATAATTACTGTATTGTTCTGTAAATAAGTGTAATTTTTCTTAGAAATACATCTGGAAAAATGTGGCAATTTTTATATTGAGTGTGTAGACTTTTGTGTGTCTaaaaatgcagtcaatttaatAAATCAGCAACCGTAGGTGATACTAAATATCTGTAAAACGTGAGCCACAAACTGACACAACCCACCCCTCTAACTTTATGTGGGAGCATGGATGGACTCCAGATGTTCCGATTGAGTGTTGTTTCACTTTGCCGTGCACAGTGTAtgcttgttgttattgttgtccaAGAGACAAAACCCACATGCAGCATATTTCTCTGtcactctctcacactcactcactcatgaaAACTGGAATGAAATGCTTCACACTGCCATACCATTGGTTTTATTCCAGAATTTTTAAAAAGATATATGGACATAAGATCTGCACAGCTATGAAGAAGTTATTCAAATTTTAGTTCTTGTTGATACATGTGACAGTCCTCAAAcaaactctcaagcagccaagaaatataATGTGCCGTGCTAGAAGGTGGCAAATGGAAAAGCACAGTCTTAAAAATGCTAACAGTTAGAAAAGCTTACCATAATTTGAAAAGTGGCCACTTGCAAGAGATTGGCAGATTTGTCTGTCAATATTAATTGTAACAGTTTTATTTACAGATTAATTTTGAAACACTTTGTTTTATTGAGTTGTGGGTTTTCTGCTATTTTTGGTCTGAACTGCTTCTGAATAGATCAGTTTGAGTCAGTCTGTGTATTGTGCTTCTCTGGATCATTTTCAAGATTAGTCATGTGAATAAACATTTTACAGTACTAGTTCCAAAGGTAATTGAGTTAAACAAATTGTAAAACTCACCCGGTTTGTGTTGATGTGTTTTTAGAAAACAAGAATGATGAGAAGACTGAGAAAcagctgccttctctggaccATTTTCTTGCTAAAAATACCAGTGAGGGATAATGCATTATTTGAGCAGATAATGGGATCTGGCAAAAGACAAGGAAAAGCTGAAGCATGCCTGGTTATATGAAGCAGAAGAGGAATTTAAACAGGTACGTATGAATTTGAAGTGAATAAAAATAAGAATTGTTACATTTTATGTATGGTAATTATGGCATTTTGTTTAGCACTTTATCTGTTCCATGAAACACTGTGATcaaagtgttttgttgttgttgttgtttttttattactcTATCATAAAATATCTGAATTAATTCCACATGCATCCTGTGTTGATGCACAGCATTTGAACTTTGAGGACAATATTTGTCTCTGACTAACAAGTTCATACTGTGTCAGTGTGATGACTGCCTTGTTAGATTagatgattagattagatagaactttattaatcccttgggaagactacctcagggaaattgaggaaaTTGTGTTCTGGAGAGGCCCCATACTTCATTCATCTTGTCTGAATGTTGGACAGTCATTTTCATCATTAACATTCAGACAAGATGAATGAAGTATGGGGCCTCTCCAGAATACAGTTTCACTGTGGAGACTGTGGGTATTGTCTAAAGCTTGCAGGTGTTAAAATAGAATTAAAATAACTTTTGGTGTTTTGTAGCGCCATGAAGAGTGCCTGGCCTTGCCATCAGCAGAGAAAGCAGTACTTGACTCTGTTAAAGCTGGACTGGAGACGTGGAAATACCAGGCAAAGAATGCCCTGATGTATTATCCAgagggtaagaaaaaaaaaattctccttaCTCTTTAATCCTCACCAGAAAGACACATCTATGTACAAAACATCATCTCAGAATCTTAATGTCATCCCCTGTGACATTGTTGTTACTTTGAAATGGTGCATACAGTGCATCTCGAAAGTATTTGCAgtggttcactttttccacattttatgttaaagccttattccaaaatggagtaaattatgttttcacctcaaaattcggctcacaacaccccataaggacaacatgaaaaaaagttttttttttgttttttttatatataaatgagtattcacaccttttgctcagtactttgttgatgcaccttttgcagtaattacaacctcaagtcttattgaatatgatgccacaagcttggtgcacctgtctttgggcagttttgcccatttctctttgcagcacctctcaggctccatcaggttggatggggagggtcggtgcacagccattttcagatctctccagagatgttcattcagattcaggtctgggctctggctgggccactgaaggacactcagagttgtcctgaagccactcctttgatgtcttggctgtgtgcttaggggtcattgtcctgctgaggaacagtcgtcccagtctgaggtcaagagtgctctggagcaggttttcatccaggatgtttctgtacatttctacattcatctttccctcaatcctgactagtttcccagttcctgctgctggaaaaccatccccacagcatgatgctgccgccaccatgcttcactgtagcatgggtgggcaatcatgtgccatgaagggccgagacactgcaggttttccttgctaccagtcgcctcagcaggtgatttcattgatgaccaggtgtttatgttcaggggagaagctcatcagcaacccacctgctgaggtgattggttgcaaggaaaacctgcagtgtctcggcccttcatggcaggattgcccacccctggtaggGGTGTGCCttgtttcctgtttcactgtgctcattgggaccttcaaagcagcagaaatggttctgtacccttccccagatatatatatatagatatatatagatatggggagatgatggtctagtggtaaagcgttgggcttgagacagcctgactggaaaatcactaagggcccatgggcaaggtcctaaatcccctagtttctcccggtgtgtagtgagtaccttgtatggcagcaccctcacattgtggtgaatgtgaggcattagtgtgtaaagtgctttaagcatctgatgcagatggaaaagcactatataaatgcagtccatttacgtaTATGTAGACAAATCATGTCTAAGCAACTGAGTTTACACCAGGTagactccagttaaactgtagaaacatctcaaggatgatcagtggagacAGGATGCAccaagctcagttttgagcttcatgacatgtgattatctacatgtgatttcttagtttttttttgtttgttttgtttgtttttataaatttgcagaaatctcaaaaaacaaaaaccttttcatattgtcattatggggtattgtgtgtacaattttgaggggataaaaggaatttcacccattttggaataaagctgtaactttattccaaaatgatggaaagagtgaagcactgtgaatactttccaaatacaCGGTATCGTGAAAACTGACAGTTTGTTGAAACAAATCATGTGAAATTTATggggtttttaaaaaatgtatatttatgtttgaccAGGAGTCAAAGATGATGATGCTGTGTTTAAGAAGCCAAGGGAGGTTGTCCATAGGAACACCCGCGTTAATCGAGACCCATTCAGCAAAGCTCTTAACAAAGCCAGATTCAGCAGGCTGCTGCCCTCAATGCAATGGTGACTATAGAAATCATTATTAATAAAGTCAGGAGAGTATGTTTTAAACTAAACCGCTTTCACACTTCATTTGTGCTTCATTCACACCCCATTTTCCCTTTTTATCCTATATCGTCCTATATCTATTTATAGATGCCGTCATATGTAGCTTTCTttgaacatttattttaaaaataagtaattaaataaagCTCGTAACTACTAcatggatatgtgtgtgtgtctcgtatatatatataaaatctgccATGTGTGCGGTCCATTTAAACAGGGTAAAGTTGGTCCTGATGGGAAAGAGCTTCATCCCACATGGAGCTCCAACAGTCAATGGATTGTTTTGAAAGGGACTCCTTCCCCCGCCCCTGGTAGTTGGGTGATGTCAACTTTTTCCTAATTTTCTATTAAACCAGGTGTCACAGTGACCAGCTGGTTCCACAACTTGATTGTTCTCCTTTCAGGTGTGGCAGACTCTCCTCTAATGACCTGGGGTGAGATCGAGAGCACCCCGTTTCGTCTGGATGGGTCAGACACCCCATATGTGGAGAGGAATCACGGCCCATCCTTTAGGTACTGAATTGTCaccaattaaattatttttcctgttttgttaGCAGAAAGATCACATTGCTTATATTTTGTCTTCTAAAAGATTCCAGAACCAGGGAGACGGGAGCGACTGGGTTTGAAGATGGCCACGAAGCTGCTGCCAAAAACCGTGCAAAGAACAAGAGGCACTTAGGAAAGTCACAGAGAACCTGGCGAGGTAACTGATCTTTCCACACCACATTACCTCTGACTCCTCACTGCATTTAAAATTTCTCTTAAATTTGATATTATAGGCTGTCAgtcttctgcatttttttttctttggcacCGTACTGATAGTCTTTGAAACTTGTCTTACAGTCTTACAACCTAAGGTATGAGTCCAGCTCTCACGCCTGCCCTGCAAAGACTTGTCAATCGGACTTCCAGCAAATACACAGACAAGCACTAAGGGCAAGCTACACCCCGTCGCCCTCACACAGAGTAACGACCTGCAAGTCTCCCTTCGCTGGTCCGTCCACTCCAGCAGCAACTCTAATGCCCAGATAAGCAAAGACCACCAGTTCCTCAGGACCTACTTCAATCACAGACAACCTATTACAGCTTCCCAAGAAGCGGAAAGCATCAGACTTTTTCTGAGACGAAACATTGTTCTCAGAGAAATTTTGAACACAATAGACTTGTACGGGGCAAAAATGTGACAATCATATCTTAAAATCCAGTTCTTTCTCCTCTTTTTGTGTGAATGTCTGTACAGACAATTGACAATTGTAAAGCTGAAGACCTTTGTAAGAATTTGTTTTTGCAGTATAGGGTAAAGTAGAATCCAATGAAACTGTTGAAGTGCGacctttatctctgtattatgtcATTTACACCTTTCAAATTGTTGCCGTAAATGCATGGCATGCATGGTACTGTTGAGTGCAGGAGATGCTGTGTACATTCAAGGCCAAGCAATGTTTGTATTTTTGAAAAACATGCATACAAGTATATAAAATGAGATTCACTACGCTACAGAGTCATAATAGTTGCAAAGTATTCTCTCTGCTTAACATTCTCTTAACTGGTTTTCAACAAATCAGCCCCTCAAAAGGCAGGggttaaaaataattttaaaaatttcaAGTGAAAGCAGCAGCTCTGCAAATTTCTTGTTAAAAAACTGCGTCTTTGACTAAAGTTTGGGCTTCTGGTTGAGATGGGTGAGGACCAGTGAAGGTACTAGTTTGCGTTTCATTTGTGGCATCTTTCAACATGTACAATCAAGGAACATGTTCACGTGTTTAAAGACATGAGTGTAATCTACACTACAGGTAGTTTGAGATATTTATGTGTAAAAACTATCTGAAGCAATTTCCACTTGCTTCATCAGCATTCTTACTTCTGGTTTTATGTCAGTATCGGTTCATCTTGCCATTGATTTATATCAATATTTATacacaaaaaaatactgtgctgaatgtttgtaaaaaaaataaaaatgcattttCATGTATTTGTACATAACTAAAAATAAAGATTTAGCAACAGTCATGCTAAATGCGTTATGGGATCTGTGCAACCCCACCTTATCAAAACTCAGCTATCCAACCAACCACTACTCAAGCCATAAAGAAAAGCATATACGTGAAACAAAAGGGCAATTCCATGGTGACTGATATTACATTCAAGGAGGAAGCAGGCCTTCTGAAGTGACCAGGACTTAAAATATACAGCTCCCGAGTGTTCCTATCTTGTGGAAGACATAATAGGGACAAGCTCTACTTGGTAGGGGAAGAAAACTTTGTTGGTGCTTAGTACAAGTTGGTGGTACTCAATACTATGGGCTTGACTGACTTACAAAAGAACAGCCATTAAGAAAATTCATAAATTTTATTGCAACTTTGTCTTCAACCTATACAGGGTTAACAACTGTTTTTATTATAGGATATTTTAAGGTTGCAAGCAACTGTCATTCTGCCGTTCCTTGCCAAATCAAACTGAATGCATAATTATGTGACTGACGTTACAGTATGTCACTCTagttacaaaaaacacatttcTGCTGAAAAATAATGTACTTTGACTGAAAATTGCCATATTCTATCATTTGACAGCTTAATAATAGGTAATGTTGGTATTTATATGATTTCTGGGCCAAAGCAGGTGCAGTGCTGGCAACCAATTTCTCATTTCAACTGGGGTGTGTGCAATGTTCTCCTTAATATAAAACAATATGCTTGTGCAGATGATAAAAAACAGTTTATGAAATAGATAGAGAATAAGCCCAAATCATTCACATTTTGATGggagaaaagcataaaaaaataaacctGCTTTGACATGGTGTAGTTAACATTCACTGCTTCATTGTAACTGAAATTACTCTTTCTGTACAAGTGAATATTTGCTCTTACAATTTCGTACCaacgacggcgttttagggccacattgaattttttttttttttttttagacttcgagaataaagtcgtaattttacgagaaaactCGTAATCGCgaaagagaaaaaagcttgattcCGGAAATGAAACATTGACAGCACACAAAACAGTCGCCATGACTCCTGTCAAACTTATATGAAACGGTTTTGCTTGTTCATAAACCCAAGTTTGAGGCACTGTTTAGTTTCGTTAACTACTTCTAGGCTgtttccaaaaaaataaataaataaataaataatctatgGCTGCTTCCACATGATATTGTTAGCCTACGTTAGCTGTGCTGTTGTGTGTCGAccggaaaactttttttttttctcataaaaatacGACTTCATTTATTCTCGCAATATTAGgattttattctcgtaatattacgagtttttttctcgtaaaattacggctttattctcgtaatattacgactttattctcgaagtcttaaaattacaactttattctcgtaaaattacgactttattctcgaagtcttaaaattacaactttattctcgtaaaattacgacaaaaaaaaaaaagaaaaatcaatgtGGCCCTTAAACGCCGTCGTATTATCGAACACTtctcccaaattaaaaaaaaaattacctttgAGCTTCTACAACAAGGAATTAAAAGAATTTGATGTGAATATTTGAGAGGAGCGTTTCCTTTTACACATATTAATCCGTAAACACGCACGCAAGAAAAAAACGATCAAATGTCACAACTACTTTCTGCTGTCAAAAGCGATTTCTGCAAAAGCAGTCCAGTGGCGGATGGCCAAATAAACAGCAAATAAAAGTTGAGTAAGTCCAGTACTCCGTAACACAAAATTGTAAACTACATTTAACTTCGTAACACAAATTTAACTTTTTATACATAAAGAGAGCCCCGCCGTATTAGCGGGACAACAAAAAATTCGGTAAAACTCTTACTGTTTCTCTCCACGGAAATCTTTAGTAAAAGGCGAAAGATTTATACGATTTGAAAAGAAACAAGAGTGTACTAAATAATAAAGCGTCAGAGCCGACTGGTCCAATTCATGACCTGAGCattctaacttatggttttgccaAGTCAACAGCAATGAAATAGTTATTCAATGTCTTTAAAATAGAAATCATTATTAGGCAAAATACTTGTAGCTTGCATGTATAAGGAACGCGACAAATGTGAGAGTTTGTGAGTTATCTATGAAATGCGCCAAATGCATGATGGGAATATACTAACCGTGACCACGGCTCTTACATGTGGCGAAAGAAAACTTGAAACAAACAGCAGTCTGAAAAGTATCAACACAATATATGATAGATTTAAGATTATTTTAACCCAGCTTTCGACAGCGTTGCTTTTCTTTTGTTAACACGTttgtatagatatagatatagatatagatatagatatagataaaaTGCTCGACAACAACGTTCACCGCTTCCCTTCTACTTTATGAAAGAAACACAAAAATACCTTGACGGAACAACTTCTTAATTCATTGGCCGGAAGTCGGaggtctcaaaaaaaaaaaaagaaaaaaaaaaaggaaagacatCGAGTTCGTTTCCACAAGATTTTCGTGCGACATGTTGGGTAGGGAAAttcagcagtgtgtgtgtatgtgtgtgtgtgtgtgtgtgagagagagagaacatttTCATCATAGAAAATGCATAATTACATCAGACGGGCATCCAGCAAGGGTACAGTTTGATTTATGTGAGAAGAATATTATGATTTTTATATTATACAATACTGCAGGCATTGTGATTTTGATTCTGAT is a window of Thalassophryne amazonica chromosome 17, fThaAma1.1, whole genome shotgun sequence DNA encoding:
- the ess2 gene encoding LOW QUALITY PROTEIN: splicing factor ESS-2 homolog (The sequence of the model RefSeq protein was modified relative to this genomic sequence to represent the inferred CDS: inserted 4 bases in 4 codons; deleted 2 bases in 2 codons; substituted 2 bases at 2 genomic stop codons), whose amino-acid sequence is MEGSASVRRALSGTLVPSAVTATVALRQEPEEGQKEKPKRKLLDEEEYVESLGKIIQRDFFPDLTKLQAQKDYLEAEESGDLQRMRDISIRYGSALTKSTPQSSAPYVTPASFETPVGQSGSPSATPRKQIPIIKGIDGENKNDEKTEKQLPSLDHFLAKNTSEDNALFEQIMDLAKDKEKLKHAWLYEAEEEFKQRHEECLALPSAEKAVLDSVKAGLETWKYQAKNALMYYPEGVKDDDAVFKKPREVVHRNTRVNRDPFSKALNKXQIQQAAALNAMFKQGKVGPDGKELHPTWSSNSQWIVLKGTPSPAPGVADSPLMTWGEIESTPFRLDGSDTPYVERNHGPSFKIPEPGRRERLGLKMAXEAAAKNRAKXQEALRKVTENLASLTTXGMSPALTPALQRLVNRTSSKYTDKXLRASYTPSPSHRVTTCKSPFAGPSTPAATLMPRXAKTTSSSGPTSITDNLLQLPKKRKASDFF